In a single window of the Tribolium castaneum strain GA2 chromosome 8, icTriCast1.1, whole genome shotgun sequence genome:
- the LOC103313337 gene encoding uncharacterized protein LOC103313337 isoform X3: MNKSSSLKDSKVRDSEKSLCKLASHEFATIKETITFVDKTLFIKCLLSDTSKIVLLTAPRAFGKTTLMDMLKQFLLGKRSLFENLKICTEETQFFSKHCRSHPVIHIDLGSVRGSSFTQVKHKLSFAINRAFQEHKYLVKKTDDGRIVWTSEKLSISHIDVERFEDFYVRKKCVTLREADLEASLTFLSEVLHTHYEEKVFILIDEYDAPAVGLVFESCPNKDDIRLIHDCLKRFVANTLKFNDFIERSLIFACVRLAGAFSGDAARVIKHYPFLSDFRYAPYLGFTDEEVKQLLELPEVKAACGKVTFKTITKWYDGYMVSNSPLKIFSSWSVLNLLEGVYTTGTLKYSSFWIDTGHVENLRELFAEPSVREKIEELISDSEVKIRRVPSVNVQHLKSLRQLIFLEFDEISEENVELFLQFLADSGYFNILSIDKKKDEIETNTEHFENDSKWCILKIPNFEIKQHIRNVCYSEALATVFEFNLKATSIENYLSALKLVLESTSERAFVDLANAVLVLLSESQGIMNEKEHHHILYTLAYNSKYFEIHSEVQIKKKRKGPGIANTLDMVIISKNVGIIFEYKMNSKSANEALQQIFDKQYYTKFDEPDYKHISKKIYAGLTFKTEEKNVFINYQVGTEGISKSVCSDILL, translated from the exons atgaaCAAGAGTTCTTCTCTAAAGGATTCTAAGGTGAGG gATTCAGAAAAGTCGCTGTGCAAACTGGCAAGTCATGAATTCGCCACAATCAAAGAGACAATTACCTTTGTGGACAAGACCTTGTTTATCAAATGTCTCTTAAGTGATACTAGTAAAATAGTACTACTAACGGCGCCTAGAGCTTTTGGAAAAACTACCCTCATGGATATGTTGAAGCAGTTTCTACTGGGAAAAAGAAGTTTATTTGAGAACCTAAAGATTTGTACTGaagaaacacaatttttttcaaagcactGCAGATCTCATCCTGTGATACATATTGATCTCGGGAGTGTTCGTGGTAGCAGTTTTACTCAAGTTAAACACAAACTGTCGTTTGCTATAAATCGTGCATTCCAAGAACATAAATACCTGGTGAAGAAGACTGATGATGGTAGAATAGTCTGGACAAGTGAAAAGTTAAGCATTTCGCACATTGACGTTGAAAGATTCGAAGACTTTTACGTTAGAAAAAAGTGTGTCACATTAAGAGAAGCTGATTTGGAAGCGAGCTTAACATTTTTATCGGAAGTTTTACATACACATTATGAGGAAAAAGTTTTCATACTCATCGATGAGTACGATGCTCCTGCGGTAGGCCTGGTATTCGAGTCTTGTCCGAATAAAGATGACATTCGTTTAATTCATGATTGTCTAAAACGTTTCGTGGCTAATACGCTGAAATTCAATGATTTCATAGAACGctcattaatttttgcttGTGTTCGGTTGGCCGGAGCCTTCTCAGGGGATGCAGCAAGAGTTATAAAACATTATCCGTTCCTAAGTGATTTTCGATACGCACCGTACTTAGGATTTACGGATGAGGAGGTAAAGCAGCTACTTGAGCTTCCAGAAGTTAAAGCTGCTTGTGGGAAAGTAACATTCAAAACAATTACGAAATGGTATGATGGATATATGGTATCTAATAGCCCattgaaaatattcagtaGCTGGTCAGTCTTGAACCTTTTGGAAGGCGTTTATACAACCGGTACGCTCAAATATTCATCTTTCTGGATTGATACAGGTCATGTAGAAAATCTGAGGGAGCTGTTTGCGGAACCTTCAGTTCgagaaaaaattgaggaacTTATTTCTGATAGTGAAGTTAAGATAAGAAGAGTTCCATCAGTCAATGTCCAACATCTAAAGAGTTTACGGcaactgatttttttagagTTTGATGAAATATCGGAGGAAAATGTGgagttatttttgcaattcttgGCTGATTCTGGTTACTTTAATATATTGTCAATTGATAAGAAAAAAGATGAAATTGAAACAAACActgaacattttgaaaatgactCGAAAtggtgtattttaaaaatacctaattttgaaattaagcaGCATATCCGCAACGTTTGTTATAGTGAAGCACTGGCAACTGTATTTGAATTCAACTTGAAAGCTACAtctattgaaaattatttaagtgcTCTGAAATTAGTATTAGAAAGTACAAGTGAGAGGGCATTTGTTGATCTTGCAAACGCCGTATTAGTATTACTCTCTGAATCACAGGGGATCATGAACGAAAAAGAACATCATCACATCTTGTATACTCTGGCATATAACTCCAAATACTTCGAAATACACAGTGAGGTCCAGatcaagaaaaaaagaaaaggaccaGGGATAGCCAATACCCTAGATATGGTGATAATCAGTAAGAACGTTGGAATcatttttgaatacaaaatgaATTCCAAGTCTGCAAATGAAgctttacaacaaatttttgacaagcaatattacactaaatttgaTGAACCTGACTATaaacacatttcaaaaaagatttatGCTGGTTTGACATTCAAGACAGAGGAGAAGaacgtttttataaattatcaaGTTGGAACTGAAGGAATAAGTAAATCTGTTTGTAGtgatatattattataa
- the LOC103313337 gene encoding uncharacterized protein LOC103313337 isoform X1, whose product MFACAILIAPAARSALISNSKVYLWPLSTALSQNPSLVQSPVVQQHKQATLLPAVRSFQTTPVSRDIDSADKFIGAGAATVGVAGSDCSRTKAKMNKSSSLKDSKVRDSEKSLCKLASHEFATIKETITFVDKTLFIKCLLSDTSKIVLLTAPRAFGKTTLMDMLKQFLLGKRSLFENLKICTEETQFFSKHCRSHPVIHIDLGSVRGSSFTQVKHKLSFAINRAFQEHKYLVKKTDDGRIVWTSEKLSISHIDVERFEDFYVRKKCVTLREADLEASLTFLSEVLHTHYEEKVFILIDEYDAPAVGLVFESCPNKDDIRLIHDCLKRFVANTLKFNDFIERSLIFACVRLAGAFSGDAARVIKHYPFLSDFRYAPYLGFTDEEVKQLLELPEVKAACGKVTFKTITKWYDGYMVSNSPLKIFSSWSVLNLLEGVYTTGTLKYSSFWIDTGHVENLRELFAEPSVREKIEELISDSEVKIRRVPSVNVQHLKSLRQLIFLEFDEISEENVELFLQFLADSGYFNILSIDKKKDEIETNTEHFENDSKWCILKIPNFEIKQHIRNVCYSEALATVFEFNLKATSIENYLSALKLVLESTSERAFVDLANAVLVLLSESQGIMNEKEHHHILYTLAYNSKYFEIHSEVQIKKKRKGPGIANTLDMVIISKNVGIIFEYKMNSKSANEALQQIFDKQYYTKFDEPDYKHISKKIYAGLTFKTEEKNVFINYQVGTEGISKSVCSDILL is encoded by the exons atgttcgccTGCGCTATATTGATCGCCCCCGCCGCCAGGAGCGCC CTTATTTCAAACTCTAAAGTATACTTATGGCCATTGAGCACCGCCCTCAGCCAAAACCCATCATTAGTCCAGAGTCCTGTCGTTCAGCAACACAAACAAGCCACACTTCTCCCAGCAGTGAGGAGTTTCCAGACCACCCCAGTGTCCAGGGACATCGATTCAGCTGATAAATTTATTGGTGCAGGCGCTGCCACAGTAGGAGTAGCTGGATCAG ATTGTAGCCGAaccaaagcaaaaatgaaCAAGAGTTCTTCTCTAAAGGATTCTAAGGTGAGG gATTCAGAAAAGTCGCTGTGCAAACTGGCAAGTCATGAATTCGCCACAATCAAAGAGACAATTACCTTTGTGGACAAGACCTTGTTTATCAAATGTCTCTTAAGTGATACTAGTAAAATAGTACTACTAACGGCGCCTAGAGCTTTTGGAAAAACTACCCTCATGGATATGTTGAAGCAGTTTCTACTGGGAAAAAGAAGTTTATTTGAGAACCTAAAGATTTGTACTGaagaaacacaatttttttcaaagcactGCAGATCTCATCCTGTGATACATATTGATCTCGGGAGTGTTCGTGGTAGCAGTTTTACTCAAGTTAAACACAAACTGTCGTTTGCTATAAATCGTGCATTCCAAGAACATAAATACCTGGTGAAGAAGACTGATGATGGTAGAATAGTCTGGACAAGTGAAAAGTTAAGCATTTCGCACATTGACGTTGAAAGATTCGAAGACTTTTACGTTAGAAAAAAGTGTGTCACATTAAGAGAAGCTGATTTGGAAGCGAGCTTAACATTTTTATCGGAAGTTTTACATACACATTATGAGGAAAAAGTTTTCATACTCATCGATGAGTACGATGCTCCTGCGGTAGGCCTGGTATTCGAGTCTTGTCCGAATAAAGATGACATTCGTTTAATTCATGATTGTCTAAAACGTTTCGTGGCTAATACGCTGAAATTCAATGATTTCATAGAACGctcattaatttttgcttGTGTTCGGTTGGCCGGAGCCTTCTCAGGGGATGCAGCAAGAGTTATAAAACATTATCCGTTCCTAAGTGATTTTCGATACGCACCGTACTTAGGATTTACGGATGAGGAGGTAAAGCAGCTACTTGAGCTTCCAGAAGTTAAAGCTGCTTGTGGGAAAGTAACATTCAAAACAATTACGAAATGGTATGATGGATATATGGTATCTAATAGCCCattgaaaatattcagtaGCTGGTCAGTCTTGAACCTTTTGGAAGGCGTTTATACAACCGGTACGCTCAAATATTCATCTTTCTGGATTGATACAGGTCATGTAGAAAATCTGAGGGAGCTGTTTGCGGAACCTTCAGTTCgagaaaaaattgaggaacTTATTTCTGATAGTGAAGTTAAGATAAGAAGAGTTCCATCAGTCAATGTCCAACATCTAAAGAGTTTACGGcaactgatttttttagagTTTGATGAAATATCGGAGGAAAATGTGgagttatttttgcaattcttgGCTGATTCTGGTTACTTTAATATATTGTCAATTGATAAGAAAAAAGATGAAATTGAAACAAACActgaacattttgaaaatgactCGAAAtggtgtattttaaaaatacctaattttgaaattaagcaGCATATCCGCAACGTTTGTTATAGTGAAGCACTGGCAACTGTATTTGAATTCAACTTGAAAGCTACAtctattgaaaattatttaagtgcTCTGAAATTAGTATTAGAAAGTACAAGTGAGAGGGCATTTGTTGATCTTGCAAACGCCGTATTAGTATTACTCTCTGAATCACAGGGGATCATGAACGAAAAAGAACATCATCACATCTTGTATACTCTGGCATATAACTCCAAATACTTCGAAATACACAGTGAGGTCCAGatcaagaaaaaaagaaaaggaccaGGGATAGCCAATACCCTAGATATGGTGATAATCAGTAAGAACGTTGGAATcatttttgaatacaaaatgaATTCCAAGTCTGCAAATGAAgctttacaacaaatttttgacaagcaatattacactaaatttgaTGAACCTGACTATaaacacatttcaaaaaagatttatGCTGGTTTGACATTCAAGACAGAGGAGAAGaacgtttttataaattatcaaGTTGGAACTGAAGGAATAAGTAAATCTGTTTGTAGtgatatattattataa
- the LOC103313337 gene encoding ATP synthase lipid-binding protein, mitochondrial isoform X5, which produces MFACAILIAPAARSALISNSKVYLWPLSTALSQNPSLVQSPVVQQHKQATLLPAVRSFQTTPVSRDIDSADKFIGAGAATVGVAGSGFRKVAVQTGKS; this is translated from the exons atgttcgccTGCGCTATATTGATCGCCCCCGCCGCCAGGAGCGCC CTTATTTCAAACTCTAAAGTATACTTATGGCCATTGAGCACCGCCCTCAGCCAAAACCCATCATTAGTCCAGAGTCCTGTCGTTCAGCAACACAAACAAGCCACACTTCTCCCAGCAGTGAGGAGTTTCCAGACCACCCCAGTGTCCAGGGACATCGATTCAGCTGATAAATTTATTGGTGCAGGCGCTGCCACAGTAGGAGTAGCTGGATCAG gATTCAGAAAAGTCGCTGTGCAAACTGGCAAGTCATGA
- the LOC103313337 gene encoding uncharacterized protein LOC103313337 isoform X4: MNKSSSLKDSKDSEKSLCKLASHEFATIKETITFVDKTLFIKCLLSDTSKIVLLTAPRAFGKTTLMDMLKQFLLGKRSLFENLKICTEETQFFSKHCRSHPVIHIDLGSVRGSSFTQVKHKLSFAINRAFQEHKYLVKKTDDGRIVWTSEKLSISHIDVERFEDFYVRKKCVTLREADLEASLTFLSEVLHTHYEEKVFILIDEYDAPAVGLVFESCPNKDDIRLIHDCLKRFVANTLKFNDFIERSLIFACVRLAGAFSGDAARVIKHYPFLSDFRYAPYLGFTDEEVKQLLELPEVKAACGKVTFKTITKWYDGYMVSNSPLKIFSSWSVLNLLEGVYTTGTLKYSSFWIDTGHVENLRELFAEPSVREKIEELISDSEVKIRRVPSVNVQHLKSLRQLIFLEFDEISEENVELFLQFLADSGYFNILSIDKKKDEIETNTEHFENDSKWCILKIPNFEIKQHIRNVCYSEALATVFEFNLKATSIENYLSALKLVLESTSERAFVDLANAVLVLLSESQGIMNEKEHHHILYTLAYNSKYFEIHSEVQIKKKRKGPGIANTLDMVIISKNVGIIFEYKMNSKSANEALQQIFDKQYYTKFDEPDYKHISKKIYAGLTFKTEEKNVFINYQVGTEGISKSVCSDILL; the protein is encoded by the exons atgaaCAAGAGTTCTTCTCTAAAGGATTCTAAG gATTCAGAAAAGTCGCTGTGCAAACTGGCAAGTCATGAATTCGCCACAATCAAAGAGACAATTACCTTTGTGGACAAGACCTTGTTTATCAAATGTCTCTTAAGTGATACTAGTAAAATAGTACTACTAACGGCGCCTAGAGCTTTTGGAAAAACTACCCTCATGGATATGTTGAAGCAGTTTCTACTGGGAAAAAGAAGTTTATTTGAGAACCTAAAGATTTGTACTGaagaaacacaatttttttcaaagcactGCAGATCTCATCCTGTGATACATATTGATCTCGGGAGTGTTCGTGGTAGCAGTTTTACTCAAGTTAAACACAAACTGTCGTTTGCTATAAATCGTGCATTCCAAGAACATAAATACCTGGTGAAGAAGACTGATGATGGTAGAATAGTCTGGACAAGTGAAAAGTTAAGCATTTCGCACATTGACGTTGAAAGATTCGAAGACTTTTACGTTAGAAAAAAGTGTGTCACATTAAGAGAAGCTGATTTGGAAGCGAGCTTAACATTTTTATCGGAAGTTTTACATACACATTATGAGGAAAAAGTTTTCATACTCATCGATGAGTACGATGCTCCTGCGGTAGGCCTGGTATTCGAGTCTTGTCCGAATAAAGATGACATTCGTTTAATTCATGATTGTCTAAAACGTTTCGTGGCTAATACGCTGAAATTCAATGATTTCATAGAACGctcattaatttttgcttGTGTTCGGTTGGCCGGAGCCTTCTCAGGGGATGCAGCAAGAGTTATAAAACATTATCCGTTCCTAAGTGATTTTCGATACGCACCGTACTTAGGATTTACGGATGAGGAGGTAAAGCAGCTACTTGAGCTTCCAGAAGTTAAAGCTGCTTGTGGGAAAGTAACATTCAAAACAATTACGAAATGGTATGATGGATATATGGTATCTAATAGCCCattgaaaatattcagtaGCTGGTCAGTCTTGAACCTTTTGGAAGGCGTTTATACAACCGGTACGCTCAAATATTCATCTTTCTGGATTGATACAGGTCATGTAGAAAATCTGAGGGAGCTGTTTGCGGAACCTTCAGTTCgagaaaaaattgaggaacTTATTTCTGATAGTGAAGTTAAGATAAGAAGAGTTCCATCAGTCAATGTCCAACATCTAAAGAGTTTACGGcaactgatttttttagagTTTGATGAAATATCGGAGGAAAATGTGgagttatttttgcaattcttgGCTGATTCTGGTTACTTTAATATATTGTCAATTGATAAGAAAAAAGATGAAATTGAAACAAACActgaacattttgaaaatgactCGAAAtggtgtattttaaaaatacctaattttgaaattaagcaGCATATCCGCAACGTTTGTTATAGTGAAGCACTGGCAACTGTATTTGAATTCAACTTGAAAGCTACAtctattgaaaattatttaagtgcTCTGAAATTAGTATTAGAAAGTACAAGTGAGAGGGCATTTGTTGATCTTGCAAACGCCGTATTAGTATTACTCTCTGAATCACAGGGGATCATGAACGAAAAAGAACATCATCACATCTTGTATACTCTGGCATATAACTCCAAATACTTCGAAATACACAGTGAGGTCCAGatcaagaaaaaaagaaaaggaccaGGGATAGCCAATACCCTAGATATGGTGATAATCAGTAAGAACGTTGGAATcatttttgaatacaaaatgaATTCCAAGTCTGCAAATGAAgctttacaacaaatttttgacaagcaatattacactaaatttgaTGAACCTGACTATaaacacatttcaaaaaagatttatGCTGGTTTGACATTCAAGACAGAGGAGAAGaacgtttttataaattatcaaGTTGGAACTGAAGGAATAAGTAAATCTGTTTGTAGtgatatattattataa
- the LOC661298 gene encoding vanin-like protein 1, with amino-acid sequence MIFLALCLSILAFSQAAKWDNVNIAVVEYQPVDNVSLNAKQYIEILKNITNTKLDLVVFPEDTLRSDRNTSVEFKVLDTPCDSDTFADFLHDLSCAARLSRTYLAVNLVEKVKCDKSEADSSDNCKNYGFYFYNTDVIFDRNGTIVNRYRKYNLFGEYSMDRPETPEEIVTETDFGLKLGVFTCFDILFKAPAQELLKDGIDAVIYPTMWFSELPFLTAMQAQQMWSYGHNITLFAAGANSRSAGSGGSGVYRGVKGLTVGGVVAEGGTQAFIYQGDDKKQASEDVDELAKKMDGFHLKVDDSVQDYKTVVLNTSVKSTKTELCYENEDKEQFCCNFTVETTLDAIKPDLNFYTYRLVAFSGIRSYSGVANGGIEICGIIACLNNSLTSCAQRFPNYDKVQWPVTFEKITISANFEKSENHTQFPNSLKSSIRPIDTTETAWSGSQVTRDGKDLIERKFSITKPQNRLLTFAIFGRNFEQDSTPRDDNNSSGHLSALWVLLCTSLFVLYEIK; translated from the exons ATGATTTTTCTCGCGTTGTGTTTATCAATATTGGCCTTTTCGCAA GCCGCAAAATGGGACAATGTGAACATTGCAGTTGTGGAGTATCAGCCAGTGGATAACGTTTCGTTAAACGCGAAACAATACatcgaaattttaaaaaacataacaaaTACT AAGTTGGATTTGGTCGTTTTCCCTGAAGATACACTTCGTTCGGATCGAAACACGTCCGTCGAATTCAAAGTGTTGGACACTCCGTGCGATTCCGACACTTTTGCCGATTTTTTACACGATCTTTCATGTGCTGCTCGATTGTCACGTACTTACCTCGCTGTAAATCTTGTCGAAAAAGTCAAATGTGATAAAAGTGAAGCGGACTCGAGcgataattgcaaaaattacgGGTTTTATTTCTACAACACTGATGTGATTTTTGACCGTAATGGCACTATTGTTAACCG TTATCGCAAGTATAATCTTTTCGGTGAGTACTCAATGGACAGGCCTGAGACACCCGAAGAGATTGTTACTGAGACCGATTTTGGCTTAAAACTTGGAGTTTTTACgtgttttgatattttgttcaAAGCCCCAGCTCAGGAACTGCTTAAAGATGGAATCGATGCTGTGATTTACCCCACGATGTGGTTCTCAGAATTGCCGTTTTTGACCG CAATGCAGGCGCAACAAATGTGGTCTTACGGCCACAATATCACACTTTTTGCTGCGGGGGCTAACAGTCGCTCCGCCGGAAGTGGCGGAAGTGGTGTTTATCGCGGTGTCAAAGGTCTAACAGTTGGGGGCGTTGTGGCAGAGGGTGGAACCCaagcttttatttatcaaGGTGATGACAAAAAACAAGCGAGTGAAGATGTGGACGAATTGGCGAAAAAAATGGACGGTTTTCACTTGAAAGTTGATGACAGTGTTCAAG ATTACAAAACTGTGGTTTTGAACACGTCTGTTAAATCCACAAAGACTGAGCTTTGCTACGAGAATGAGGACAAGGAACAGTTTTGTTGCAATTTTACAGTCGAGACAACTTTAGATGCAATTAAACCCGACTTAAACTTTTACACTTATCGCCTAGTGGCGTTTTCGGGGATTCGGTCATATTCAGGCGTTGCCAATGGTGGGATTGAAATTTGCGGGATTATCGCCTGTTTGAATAATTCCCTAACTTCGTGTGCCCAAAGATTCCCGAATTATGATAAAGTCCAGTGGCCCGTaacgtttgaaaaaatcacaatttccGCAAATTTTGAGAAGAGCGAAAATCATACGCAATTTCCCAACTCACTTAAAAGCTCCATACGACCGATAGACACAACTGAAACGGCCTGGAGTGGGTCACAAGTCACACGAGACGGAAAAGATTTGATAGAGCGCAAGTTTTCCATAACTAAGCCTCAGAATAGGTTGCTAACTTTCGCTATTTTTGGACGCAACTTTGAACAAGACTCCACGCCACGTGATGATAACAACTCAAGTGGCCACTTATCCGCACTTTGGGTTTTATTGTGCACGTCATTGTTTGTCTTGTATGAAATAAAGTAA
- the LOC103313337 gene encoding uncharacterized protein LOC103313337 isoform X2: protein MFACAILIAPAARSALISNSKVYLWPLSTALSQNPSLVQSPVVQQHKQATLLPAVRSFQTTPVSRDIDSADKFIGAGAATVGVAGSDCSRTKAKMNKSSSLKDSKDSEKSLCKLASHEFATIKETITFVDKTLFIKCLLSDTSKIVLLTAPRAFGKTTLMDMLKQFLLGKRSLFENLKICTEETQFFSKHCRSHPVIHIDLGSVRGSSFTQVKHKLSFAINRAFQEHKYLVKKTDDGRIVWTSEKLSISHIDVERFEDFYVRKKCVTLREADLEASLTFLSEVLHTHYEEKVFILIDEYDAPAVGLVFESCPNKDDIRLIHDCLKRFVANTLKFNDFIERSLIFACVRLAGAFSGDAARVIKHYPFLSDFRYAPYLGFTDEEVKQLLELPEVKAACGKVTFKTITKWYDGYMVSNSPLKIFSSWSVLNLLEGVYTTGTLKYSSFWIDTGHVENLRELFAEPSVREKIEELISDSEVKIRRVPSVNVQHLKSLRQLIFLEFDEISEENVELFLQFLADSGYFNILSIDKKKDEIETNTEHFENDSKWCILKIPNFEIKQHIRNVCYSEALATVFEFNLKATSIENYLSALKLVLESTSERAFVDLANAVLVLLSESQGIMNEKEHHHILYTLAYNSKYFEIHSEVQIKKKRKGPGIANTLDMVIISKNVGIIFEYKMNSKSANEALQQIFDKQYYTKFDEPDYKHISKKIYAGLTFKTEEKNVFINYQVGTEGISKSVCSDILL from the exons atgttcgccTGCGCTATATTGATCGCCCCCGCCGCCAGGAGCGCC CTTATTTCAAACTCTAAAGTATACTTATGGCCATTGAGCACCGCCCTCAGCCAAAACCCATCATTAGTCCAGAGTCCTGTCGTTCAGCAACACAAACAAGCCACACTTCTCCCAGCAGTGAGGAGTTTCCAGACCACCCCAGTGTCCAGGGACATCGATTCAGCTGATAAATTTATTGGTGCAGGCGCTGCCACAGTAGGAGTAGCTGGATCAG ATTGTAGCCGAaccaaagcaaaaatgaaCAAGAGTTCTTCTCTAAAGGATTCTAAG gATTCAGAAAAGTCGCTGTGCAAACTGGCAAGTCATGAATTCGCCACAATCAAAGAGACAATTACCTTTGTGGACAAGACCTTGTTTATCAAATGTCTCTTAAGTGATACTAGTAAAATAGTACTACTAACGGCGCCTAGAGCTTTTGGAAAAACTACCCTCATGGATATGTTGAAGCAGTTTCTACTGGGAAAAAGAAGTTTATTTGAGAACCTAAAGATTTGTACTGaagaaacacaatttttttcaaagcactGCAGATCTCATCCTGTGATACATATTGATCTCGGGAGTGTTCGTGGTAGCAGTTTTACTCAAGTTAAACACAAACTGTCGTTTGCTATAAATCGTGCATTCCAAGAACATAAATACCTGGTGAAGAAGACTGATGATGGTAGAATAGTCTGGACAAGTGAAAAGTTAAGCATTTCGCACATTGACGTTGAAAGATTCGAAGACTTTTACGTTAGAAAAAAGTGTGTCACATTAAGAGAAGCTGATTTGGAAGCGAGCTTAACATTTTTATCGGAAGTTTTACATACACATTATGAGGAAAAAGTTTTCATACTCATCGATGAGTACGATGCTCCTGCGGTAGGCCTGGTATTCGAGTCTTGTCCGAATAAAGATGACATTCGTTTAATTCATGATTGTCTAAAACGTTTCGTGGCTAATACGCTGAAATTCAATGATTTCATAGAACGctcattaatttttgcttGTGTTCGGTTGGCCGGAGCCTTCTCAGGGGATGCAGCAAGAGTTATAAAACATTATCCGTTCCTAAGTGATTTTCGATACGCACCGTACTTAGGATTTACGGATGAGGAGGTAAAGCAGCTACTTGAGCTTCCAGAAGTTAAAGCTGCTTGTGGGAAAGTAACATTCAAAACAATTACGAAATGGTATGATGGATATATGGTATCTAATAGCCCattgaaaatattcagtaGCTGGTCAGTCTTGAACCTTTTGGAAGGCGTTTATACAACCGGTACGCTCAAATATTCATCTTTCTGGATTGATACAGGTCATGTAGAAAATCTGAGGGAGCTGTTTGCGGAACCTTCAGTTCgagaaaaaattgaggaacTTATTTCTGATAGTGAAGTTAAGATAAGAAGAGTTCCATCAGTCAATGTCCAACATCTAAAGAGTTTACGGcaactgatttttttagagTTTGATGAAATATCGGAGGAAAATGTGgagttatttttgcaattcttgGCTGATTCTGGTTACTTTAATATATTGTCAATTGATAAGAAAAAAGATGAAATTGAAACAAACActgaacattttgaaaatgactCGAAAtggtgtattttaaaaatacctaattttgaaattaagcaGCATATCCGCAACGTTTGTTATAGTGAAGCACTGGCAACTGTATTTGAATTCAACTTGAAAGCTACAtctattgaaaattatttaagtgcTCTGAAATTAGTATTAGAAAGTACAAGTGAGAGGGCATTTGTTGATCTTGCAAACGCCGTATTAGTATTACTCTCTGAATCACAGGGGATCATGAACGAAAAAGAACATCATCACATCTTGTATACTCTGGCATATAACTCCAAATACTTCGAAATACACAGTGAGGTCCAGatcaagaaaaaaagaaaaggaccaGGGATAGCCAATACCCTAGATATGGTGATAATCAGTAAGAACGTTGGAATcatttttgaatacaaaatgaATTCCAAGTCTGCAAATGAAgctttacaacaaatttttgacaagcaatattacactaaatttgaTGAACCTGACTATaaacacatttcaaaaaagatttatGCTGGTTTGACATTCAAGACAGAGGAGAAGaacgtttttataaattatcaaGTTGGAACTGAAGGAATAAGTAAATCTGTTTGTAGtgatatattattataa